A region from the Stutzerimonas stutzeri genome encodes:
- a CDS encoding flagellin, with protein MALTVNTNIASLNTQRNLQSSSNALSTSMQRLSTGSRINSAKDDAAGLQISNRMTSQINGLGVAVRNANDGISLAQTAEGALQQSTNILQRMRDLSLQSANGTNDSADRQALQKEVSALQSELNRIADTTTFGGRKVLDGSMASVDFQVGANARETIGVSIKASSAKDIGSYSLKSSGTNTGKAVIGTAAGTAPASGIVNVAKDTMVITGPEGQKATSEATGTSAREIAAAVNSVTSDTGVTATATTKTQLSGLAETGVVSFNLKGKNDTAVAIEATISDKTDLTALADVINAQSASTGIIAEASKGDGKLTLTSKDGYNIELDSFLVDEGDATPAATADIVTVTAFDKDGKADSANAIKLSEVAATNQDSVTITGNVSMSALAGFTIAGSDASFLAAGKTSSTQSTVSAIDISSVDGAQDAISVIDGALAQIDDVRSGLGAAQNRFDNTIANLQSVQENVSAARGRIQDTDFAAETANLSKNQILQQAGTAILAQAKQLPQAVLSLLQ; from the coding sequence CAGCTGGTCTGCAAATCTCTAACCGTATGACCAGTCAGATCAACGGTCTTGGCGTTGCGGTCCGAAATGCCAACGACGGTATCTCCCTCGCGCAAACTGCTGAAGGGGCGTTGCAGCAGTCCACCAACATCCTGCAGCGTATGCGTGATTTGTCTCTGCAGTCTGCAAACGGAACGAACGACTCGGCTGACCGTCAAGCCCTCCAGAAAGAAGTAAGTGCGTTGCAGTCAGAGCTAAATCGCATCGCCGATACAACCACTTTCGGCGGCCGAAAGGTTCTTGATGGATCTATGGCAAGCGTGGACTTCCAGGTCGGTGCAAATGCTCGCGAAACGATCGGAGTTTCAATCAAAGCCTCGAGCGCCAAAGATATTGGTTCTTATAGTCTGAAGAGCAGTGGTACCAATACTGGTAAGGCAGTGATTGGTACAGCAGCTGGAACAGCTCCAGCTAGCGGTATCGTTAACGTTGCTAAAGATACTATGGTGATAACAGGGCCAGAAGGTCAGAAGGCAACTTCCGAAGCCACTGGAACCTCCGCGCGGGAAATAGCCGCCGCTGTAAATAGTGTAACTTCCGACACGGGCGTAACAGCAACAGCGACCACAAAGACGCAACTTAGCGGATTAGCTGAAACCGGCGTAGTCAGCTTCAATCTGAAAGGCAAAAACGATACTGCTGTGGCAATAGAGGCTACTATTAGCGATAAAACTGACCTTACGGCTCTGGCAGATGTGATCAACGCGCAGTCAGCCTCAACAGGGATTATCGCTGAAGCTTCAAAAGGTGACGGAAAACTAACTTTAACAAGTAAAGATGGCTACAACATCGAGCTTGATAGCTTCTTGGTTGATGAAGGGGATGCTACACCTGCCGCAACTGCAGACATCGTTACCGTCACAGCATTTGACAAAGACGGTAAGGCAGATTCCGCAAACGCCATAAAGCTATCGGAGGTTGCTGCGACAAACCAAGATTCCGTGACTATCACCGGTAACGTTTCTATGTCGGCGCTAGCCGGATTTACGATCGCCGGTTCCGACGCTTCATTTCTTGCTGCGGGTAAGACATCCTCCACGCAGTCGACTGTAAGCGCAATTGACATTTCGAGCGTTGATGGTGCGCAGGATGCTATCTCAGTAATTGATGGCGCGCTGGCTCAGATCGACGACGTTCGCTCTGGCTTGGGTGCTGCGCAAAACCGCTTCGATAATACAATTGCGAACTTGCAAAGCGTGCAAGAAAACGTATCCGCAGCCCGCGGCCGTATTCAGGACACCGACTTCGCCGCTGAAACCGCCAACCTAAGCAAAAACCAGATCCTGCAGCAGGCTGGTACTGCGATCCTTGCCCAGGCCAAGCAGCTGCCGCAGGCAGTTCTGAGTCTGCTGCAGTAA
- a CDS encoding flagellar protein FlaG: MDVAKISGGVTSSVAASSSPSFLKEAGFSASEDSSPRKVTDAKSPADMTDLVERFRSQVQSIQRDLNFSVDDSTGDVIVQVIDGDSGKVVRQIPSEEILRLTERLDEMRSLMFEAKA, translated from the coding sequence ATGGACGTCGCAAAAATTTCGGGCGGGGTTACGTCGTCCGTGGCAGCTAGCTCCTCACCCAGCTTTCTTAAAGAGGCTGGGTTTTCTGCGTCTGAAGATTCAAGTCCGCGGAAAGTGACGGATGCGAAATCCCCTGCTGACATGACCGATCTGGTCGAACGGTTTCGTTCGCAGGTGCAGAGCATCCAGCGTGACCTGAACTTCAGCGTCGACGATTCGACGGGTGACGTGATCGTGCAGGTTATCGATGGCGACTCAGGCAAGGTTGTTCGGCAGATACCGTCAGAAGAAATCCTCCGGCTGACCGAGCGGCTGGATGAGATGCGCAGTTTGATGTTCGAAGCCAAGGCCTGA
- the fliD gene encoding flagellar filament capping protein FliD — MADVGIGSGINIGSIVSSMVAAERAPKEAQLATLEKKTTTQITAIGALKGAISDFQTALGTLNKADLFQARSATSSKTDLVGVTASTTAGAGTYQVEVKSLATNSKVALAAVQNSAEAPAAFASGTLDISLGVPGTPPSKDTFSVTIDESNNSLAGMRDAINEAGKDKGVSATIVTDEFGSRLVLTSNKTGAGRDITVAVANETAATTGQTALSTLAFDGTSSSTGGGARVLSQAQSAELYVDGLKIISENNKVDGAIEGVTLDLKAKTVASEPLTITVAEDKAGVKKQVQSFVDAYNKLIGVVNAQTKVTPVGDGKTPVTGALVGDATARTLLGTIRNELVNTQGDGAIRALTDMGITTQKDGTLAIDSTKLDKTLANNFGQLSGFFTGDTGLAARLDGKLKAYTETGGILEQRNKAMTETITKIDKQKEDLDRRITSLQERLFKQFNAMDTLVGQLSNTSASLLASLENLPWAANNSKN; from the coding sequence ATGGCTGACGTAGGTATTGGTTCCGGTATAAACATCGGGAGTATCGTGTCCAGCATGGTCGCGGCTGAGCGTGCACCGAAAGAAGCGCAGCTCGCCACACTCGAAAAAAAAACCACTACCCAAATCACCGCTATCGGCGCCTTGAAAGGTGCTATTAGCGATTTCCAGACGGCACTTGGCACATTGAACAAGGCCGATCTTTTTCAAGCGCGTTCAGCGACTTCCAGCAAGACGGATCTGGTCGGGGTAACTGCCAGCACGACTGCCGGTGCCGGCACGTATCAGGTTGAAGTTAAAAGCCTCGCAACCAATAGCAAGGTAGCACTTGCCGCAGTTCAGAATTCTGCCGAAGCGCCCGCTGCCTTTGCTAGCGGCACGCTTGATATTTCCCTAGGCGTACCTGGAACTCCGCCCTCAAAAGATACCTTTTCCGTCACGATCGACGAGAGCAATAACAGCCTTGCCGGCATGCGCGACGCTATCAATGAGGCCGGGAAAGACAAGGGCGTAAGCGCGACGATTGTGACTGATGAGTTTGGCTCTCGACTCGTGTTGACCAGCAACAAGACTGGCGCCGGTCGCGATATCACCGTCGCGGTTGCCAATGAGACGGCAGCCACAACTGGCCAGACCGCACTGTCTACGCTTGCCTTCGACGGTACTTCTTCCAGCACTGGGGGCGGAGCGCGAGTGCTTTCGCAGGCGCAAAGCGCTGAGCTGTACGTCGATGGCTTGAAAATCATCAGTGAGAACAACAAGGTCGACGGCGCAATCGAAGGCGTTACGCTCGATCTAAAGGCCAAGACTGTCGCCAGCGAGCCACTGACCATTACTGTCGCGGAGGACAAAGCCGGCGTTAAGAAGCAGGTCCAATCGTTCGTTGATGCGTACAACAAGCTTATTGGCGTGGTCAACGCACAGACGAAAGTAACTCCTGTAGGGGATGGCAAGACGCCGGTCACCGGCGCGCTTGTGGGCGACGCAACGGCCCGCACGCTGCTTGGCACGATCCGCAATGAGCTGGTTAACACACAGGGCGACGGTGCCATTCGTGCCCTGACCGATATGGGGATCACGACCCAGAAAGACGGCACTCTAGCCATCGACAGCACCAAGCTAGACAAGACATTGGCGAACAACTTCGGGCAACTGTCCGGTTTCTTTACTGGCGACACCGGCCTTGCCGCCCGACTCGATGGCAAGCTCAAGGCCTATACCGAAACCGGCGGCATCCTCGAGCAGCGCAACAAGGCGATGACCGAGACTATTACGAAGATCGACAAGCAGAAGGAAGACCTCGATCGACGTATTACGTCATTGCAGGAACGGCTCTTCAAGCAGTTCAACGCGATGGATACCTTGGTGGGCCAGTTGTCTAATACCTCGGCGAGCCTTCTCGCGTCGCTGGAGAATCTGCCTTGGGCTGCAAACAACTCGAAGAATTGA
- the fliS gene encoding flagellar export chaperone FliS → MYAMTAMKQYQQVGVKVQVNEADPHLLIQMLMQGGLDRIAQAKGAMEREAFAEKGALIGKAINIIGGLRDALDKSVGGELAENLDSLYEYMTMRLFEASRHNDVDKLNEVGRLLGEIKLAWDQIAPKA, encoded by the coding sequence ATGTACGCTATGACAGCAATGAAGCAGTATCAGCAGGTCGGTGTGAAGGTCCAGGTCAACGAGGCCGATCCTCACCTTTTAATCCAGATGCTGATGCAAGGCGGGCTGGACCGTATAGCTCAGGCCAAAGGCGCGATGGAGCGCGAGGCGTTTGCTGAAAAGGGTGCGTTGATTGGCAAGGCCATCAACATCATCGGTGGTCTGCGCGATGCGCTCGACAAGAGCGTCGGTGGTGAGCTGGCGGAGAACCTCGACAGCCTTTATGAATACATGACGATGCGCCTGTTCGAGGCGAGCCGGCATAACGATGTCGACAAGCTCAACGAAGTGGGCAGGTTGCTCGGCGAGATCAAGCTGGCCTGGGATCAGATCGCACCCAAGGCTTGA